Genomic segment of Drosophila simulans strain w501 chromosome 2R, Prin_Dsim_3.1, whole genome shotgun sequence:
CAGCGACTACGACTACAATCTGGCGGAGAGGGAGTGGGAATAACCAGTGAACAGCTGGCCAATGTCAAACAGAAGAAGCGTCTGCTATCCCAAGGAACAGAGCGTTTTAATCAGCGTCCAGAGAAAGGAATCCAGTATCTGCAAGAACACGGCATCCTAAATGCCGAGCTTGATCCCATGCAGGTGGCCCTGTTCCTTCGCGAAAATCCCGGGCTCGATAAGAAAATGATTGGCGAATATATCTCGAAAAAGAAGAACGTCGACTCTAAGattctaattaattttgtgGACTCGTTTGATTTTACTGGTCTTCGAGTGGATCAAGCATTGCGTCTTTACCTGGAGACCTTCAGATTGCCCGGAGAGGCGCCATTGATCTTTTTGGTGCTGGAACACTTTTCTGATCATTGGCATGTGAGTATACACATCTACTAAGATACTTGCAGTCTTAGATATTAATCATGTATGTATCGCACCAATATAGAAACAAAACCAAGATCCGTTTGCCAACGTAGACGCTGCTTTCCGCTTGGCCTATGCCATCATCATGCTGAACATGGATCAGCACAACTCCAACGCGAAGCGTTTAAATGTTCCGATGACGCTTGAGGATTTCACTAAGAATTTGCGTGGTCTAAACGGTGGCGAAGATTTCGATCAAGAAATGCTGGCTCAAGTCTTTAATGCAATCAAGTAAGCTTTAGTACATATAGCTTACCCTCATTCGcttatattcaattaattattattaattatttaaggaACGAAGAGATCGTTATGCCAGCAGAGCAAACGGGCCTGGTGCGTGAAAACTATCAATGGAAAGTACTGCTTCGACGAGGAGACACACACGATGGACATTTTCACTATGTGCATGACGCATCATACGACGTGGAGATCTTTAATATTGTATGGGGTGCTTCTCTGAGCGCCCTAAGCTTTATGTTTGATAAGAGCACTGAAACGGGCTACCAAAAAACATTAGCAGGTACATCAACATCTAATAATTACCATTCATTTCTAACATTACGATTGCATTGCAGGTTTCAGCAAATCCGCTGCCATATCGGCGCACTATAATCTGCATTCGGACTTCGATGCCCTCGTTTTAACTCTCTGCAAATTCACAACGCTGCTGAGCAGCGTAGAACAGCATGAGCCCGCTCCGGCGAACAATGAAACCCAGCAAGCTGTGAACTTTGGATTGAACGGAAAGGCTCAGGCTGCCATGCGAACGGTGTTTCTATTGGTTCACGACTACGGCGACTGCTTAAGAGAGAGCTGGAAACACATTTTGGATCTATATCTGCAGCTTTTCCGTCTCAAGTTGCTGCCAAAATCATTGATCGAAGTGGAAGACTTTTGCGAGGCGAACGGAAAGGCCACGTTAATCCTGGAAAAGCCCCGCGAGAAGCAGGAATCGGGACTATTTTCCAGCCTGTACTCATTTATCAGTTCGGAGGGTCAGAGAGAACCAACGTACGAGGAGCAGGACTTCATCAAGCTTGGACGGAAGTGCATTAAGGAGTGTCAGCTGGATCAAATGCTGCAGGAATCAAAGTTTGTGCAACTAGAGTCGCTACAGGAGTTGCTCAAATGCGTTCTGGCGCTACTGAAGGCTCCTCAGGGGCACAAATCCATTGGCCTGCCGTACGCCGAAGATCAAACTGTTTTCTGGATGGAATTTTTGGTCAAGATAGTGGTTCATAACCGTGATCGCATGATACCGCTTTGGCCAGCAGTTCGAGACCAAATGTACCTACTGCTTATGGGCAGTGCCTCCTGTGGATACGACTACCTACTCAACCGATGCATTGTAGCGGTCCTGAAACTAGCTATCTATCTGATGCGAAACGAGGAGCTGTGTCCGATCGTATTGCAATCGCTCAAGATGCTTTTAATGCTTAAGCCAGCCTTGTTGCTGCGCATTTCTAAACAGATTTCCATTGGTATCTATGAGCTGCTCAAGACGTCGGCCCAAAACATTCATTCCGAGCAGGACTGGCAGATTATTTTCAATCTACTTGAATGCGTGGGAGCCGGAGCTGTACCGCCCAGTTACGATGATGCGCAGCTGCCATTGCCGCCCAACGGAAGCGCAAAGTCTGATGGTGCTATAAGTGGCGAGGAGGACGCAACTGCCGTGCCAGAGCGTGGTTACACTTCCGACTCGGAGATCACGAAGGCATCTGCAGCCCCTGCTGCCTCCAGTCCCAGTGCTGAGAACTGGATTCTGGTCAATAACAAGGACAGTGAGTTAACTACGGCCTCCAGGTGAGATTCTTCTCTCATTAAACTTTCATATCTAATACAACCAAGTTGCTTTTGCAGACCACAATCTCCGCCTAGCCTGAGTGCTCCTCCAGTAAATACGCTTGTATACAGTTGTCAGTTACTGGACCACGCTCCGTTTGCCCTTTTCAAGTGCTGGGATTCGCTGGCGTTTATCGTGCGCAGTGTGGCACACATCACGCCTTACAATTTTGAAGCCTGCGTTCGCTGCATCCGCATCTTTGTGGAGGCTTGCCGGGATGGAGGTATACGCCAGCGCCGAAAGCTGGAATCGGTGGCTAAGCAGAAAAGTTCCAAGAAGCGCAGCGAACGCAAACCGGGCATGGCTTCCTCCGCCTCGAGCAGTAATCTTACTCTTCTGACGGGCGACCCGTCAGACAACCAGATAACCGGAAATGCGGCAGAGCAGGAGGACCTAGCCCAGCGCTACGAACAGTTGTCCATTCAACTGCTGGACCTGATGTATACGTTGTACACGCGAACTGCCCAGATCTTCCGATGGTGGGCGGAAGAAGGATGCACAGTGCCGCAGTCGGCAGCTTTGTGGTCACCGGGCTGGTGTCCATTGCTTCAGGGCATTGCCAGGCTGGCAATGGATCGGCGGCGAGAGGTGCGCACCCATGCCATCTCGTGCCTGCAGCAGCGGGCTTTGCTAGTCCATGACCTGCAGACGTTGTCGGGAACAGAATGGTGCTCTTGCTTCCACCAGGTGCTGTTCCCCCTCCTAAACGAACTTCTGCCCGAGAGCAATGCAGCCGGCCAACTGGACGCCGCTCTCCTCGAGGAGTCGCGTATACGAACGGCCACCATTATGTCCAAGGTGTTCCTACAACACCTGACCACGCTCATCGAGCTGGGAAATGCTTTTAACGAGCTATGGCTGGATATATTGGACTACATTGAGCGCTTTATGAAGGTGGGATCGGACACATTGTCGGAACAGATGCAGGAGATACTGAAGAACATGCTGCTGGTGATGCACTCAGTGCGAGTGTTCCACAATCAGGATGGTAGTTTACAGCAGGCTCTTTGGGAGCTAACCTGGCGACGCATTGGTGAATTTTTGCCCAACCTGAAGGAGGAGCTTTTCCACGACGAAGGTGAGTAACGCGGTGTTTTAGTATAGGTCTAATCTTTTATCCCACCAGCAGATTCAATTTCTTCAGCGATCTCGCTTGACTTTacgcaaattaaattcgcCCATTCTACGGGCACAACCAATTATTCCTTGTCCCTGCCGCTATATGGCTATAGTCCAAAGATTTCCTCAATATCCGCGAGCAAATGTGATACCCTTCCGGCTACGCAGCGCAAGAAACCATGGGCCAAGCTAAGATCCAAGCTGAAGTTGCTCaagaaaattggcaaaaagaaTTGAATAGTGTTATATTTCCTTTTATCTTTCCACCTCCGCATTTATGTcttcatatttttatactaACTAAACAATAAATGTGCTCAATATTGATTGCAGGCAAGCGAGCTCAGACCTTAACGAACCCAGCTCCACTGGCAGCTGTGACTGCCGCCCCACAGCAACAGGTACCAGCGGTGACCATTTTGCCCAGGCAAACTCAGGTTTCCAACGAGTTGGTGGTGAGCGCACCCACTCCGCCGGCAGCCACACCTTTGCTGGGCTCGCCCGTCGAGTCGCCGAGGAGGAGCATTATACTGCAGCCACCCATGGCCGACGCACTGCAACAACCACCCAGCTTTGTATTTGCTCAGGTAGGTTCTACAAGAATAACATATTCTTTCccattataaaacaaatatttttcatgaACATGTGTGGACAGCCCATTATTGTGCCACCGCAGCCGCCTGCAGTTACGGACCCAATACCACCAAGTACATTATTGCCGGATTTGGTGAATGAggcaactgctgctgccgtgCAAGCCACGACCACGTCCCCGACGCACAGCCCGCAGGAGGCGGAGCAGCCGGCTTCAATAGTCCAGCAGACCAACATCGTAACCACCAACAATACGTACAATAGCTACGCCATTGAGGTGCCCATGGCGCCGGAGACAACTGCGGAACAGtttgggcagcagcagcagcaactgctcTACCAACAGTACTATCAACAGTATcaggcccagcagcaacagttgccgGCTCCAGCCAGCGATCCTGCCATCAATGTGCCAATTAGTCATCTGCTGGCCGGAAATGCGTACCCATCGCTCCCCAAAATGCCACAGGCATCCATTGTGCACAGCTTTGCGCCCGTTTACGAAAGCCAGGCGGCGACGAGTGGAGCggggccagcagcagcggacaTCTATCAGGAGTATGTGCAAAATCCGTACAACCTTACGTTGCAACAGCAtccccagcagcagcgccatcagcagcagcaactgcagca
This window contains:
- the LOC6734120 gene encoding Golgi-specific brefeldin A-resistance guanine nucleotide exchange factor 1 isoform X2 — translated: MALPGNGIYVVRGEMATLMTAMRRGTRWNATAYVDDEDDLLLKMFIDLKHELNRIEDLRQIEPQVFLAPFLEVIRTADATGPLTSLALASINKFLSYGLIDPTSPNLADIVERIADAVTHARFMGTDQSSDGVTFMRVIEVLHTLIRSPEGAAVSNGSMCEVMLSCFKICFEPRLSELLRRSAEKSLKDMVLLFFMRLPQFAEERSDTMLQKRFTIGDAASGATQEKLKRKTVAQAPTAPRKSSAVGEQPQTPQSANLTVPGHLKAPILATTPASPAGNILDMQGKITQTPTTTASTGEDETTVPDTPVIQVESTDSEPLLDGETGEATSTLAEANSSEYINSVGVRFTQQSTDHDVTSLSPYGLPFIQELFRFLITLSNPLDKQNSDSMMHTGLSLLTVAFEVAADNIGKYEGLLELVKDDLCRNLISLLSSERLSIFAANLQLCFLLFESLRGHLKFQLEAYLRKLSEIIASDNPKTPYEMRELALDNLLQLWRIPGFVTELYINYDCDLYCTDMFESLTNLLSKYTLSATNAVYSTHIISMDTLLSVIDSIERNCAASKNSSNNRESLPEAAPATGCSRHSRHNSGLEGIVIDSGNSVAIEEKVENIASFINASSQRLRLQSGGEGVGITSEQLANVKQKKRLLSQGTERFNQRPEKGIQYLQEHGILNAELDPMQVALFLRENPGLDKKMIGEYISKKKNVDSKILINFVDSFDFTGLRVDQALRLYLETFRLPGEAPLIFLVLEHFSDHWHKQNQDPFANVDAAFRLAYAIIMLNMDQHNSNAKRLNVPMTLEDFTKNLRGLNGGEDFDQEMLAQVFNAIKNEEIVMPAEQTGLVRENYQWKVLLRRGDTHDGHFHYVHDASYDVEIFNIVWGASLSALSFMFDKSTETGYQKTLAGFSKSAAISAHYNLHSDFDALVLTLCKFTTLLSSVEQHEPAPANNETQQAVNFGLNGKAQAAMRTVFLLVHDYGDCLRESWKHILDLYLQLFRLKLLPKSLIEVEDFCEANGKATLILEKPREKQESGLFSSLYSFISSEGQREPTYEEQDFIKLGRKCIKECQLDQMLQESKFVQLESLQELLKCVLALLKAPQGHKSIGLPYAEDQTVFWMEFLVKIVVHNRDRMIPLWPAVRDQMYLLLMGSASCGYDYLLNRCIVAVLKLAIYLMRNEELCPIVLQSLKMLLMLKPALLLRISKQISIGIYELLKTSAQNIHSEQDWQIIFNLLECVGAGAVPPSYDDAQLPLPPNGSAKSDGAISGEEDATAVPERGYTSDSEITKASAAPAASSPSAENWILVNNKDSELTTASRPQSPPSLSAPPVNTLVYSCQLLDHAPFALFKCWDSLAFIVRSVAHITPYNFEACVRCIRIFVEACRDGGIRQRRKLESVAKQKSSKKRSERKPGMASSASSSNLTLLTGDPSDNQITGNAAEQEDLAQRYEQLSIQLLDLMYTLYTRTAQIFRWWAEEGCTVPQSAALWSPGWCPLLQGIARLAMDRRREVRTHAISCLQQRALLVHDLQTLSGTEWCSCFHQVLFPLLNELLPESNAAGQLDAALLEESRIRTATIMSKVFLQHLTTLIELGNAFNELWLDILDYIERFMKVGSDTLSEQMQEILKNMLLVMHSVRVFHNQDGSLQQALWELTWRRIGEFLPNLKEELFHDEADSISSAISLDFTQIKFAHSTGTTNYSLSLPLYGYSPKISSISASKCDTLPATQRKKPWAKLRSKLKLLKKIGKKN
- the LOC6734120 gene encoding Golgi-specific brefeldin A-resistance guanine nucleotide exchange factor 1 isoform X3 is translated as MALPGNGIYVVRGEMATLMTAMRRGTRWNATAYVDDEDDLLLKMFIDLKHELNRIEDLRQIEPQVFLAPFLEVIRTADATGPLTSLALASINKFLSYGLIDPTSPNLADIVERIADAVTHARFMGTDQSSDGVTFMRVIEVLHTLIRSPEGAAVSNGSMCEVMLSCFKICFEPRLSELLRRSAEKSLKDMVLLFFMRLPQFAEERSDTMLQKRFTIGDAASGATQEKLKRKTVAQAPTAPRKSSAVGEQPQTPQSANLTVPGHLKAPILATTPASPAGNILDMQGKITQTPTTTASTGEDETTVPDTPVIQVESTDSEPLLDGETGEATSTLAEANSSEYINSVGVRFTQQSTDHDVTSLSPYGLPFIQELFRFLITLSNPLDKQNSDSMMHTGLSLLTVAFEVAADNIGKYEGLLELVKDDLCRNLISLLSSERLSIFAANLQLCFLLFESLRGHLKFQLEAYLRKLSEIIASDNPKTPYEMRELALDNLLQLWRIPGFVTELYINYDCDLYCTDMFESLTNLLSKYTLSATNAVYSTHIISMDTLLSVIDSIERNCAASKNSSNNRESLPEAAPATGCSRHSRHNSGLEGIVIDSGNSVAIEEKVENIASFINASSQRLRLQSGGEGVGITSEQLANVKQKKRLLSQGTERFNQRPEKGIQYLQEHGILNAELDPMQVALFLRENPGLDKKMIGEYISKKKNVDSKILINFVDSFDFTGLRVDQALRLYLETFRLPGEAPLIFLVLEHFSDHWHKQNQDPFANVDAAFRLAYAIIMLNMDQHNSNAKRLNVPMTLEDFTKNLRGLNGGEDFDQEMLAQVFNAIKNEEIVMPAEQTGLVRENYQWKVLLRRGDTHDGHFHYVHDASYDVEIFNIVWGASLSALSFMFDKSTETGYQKTLAGFSKSAAISAHYNLHSDFDALVLTLCKFTTLLSSVEQHEPAPANNETQQAVNFGLNGKAQAAMRTVFLLVHDYGDCLRESWKHILDLYLQLFRLKLLPKSLIEVEDFCEANGKATLILEKPREKQESGLFSSLYSFISSEGQREPTYEEQDFIKLGRKCIKECQLDQMLQESKFVQLESLQELLKCVLALLKAPQGHKSIGLPYAEDQTVFWMEFLVKIVVHNRDRMIPLWPAVRDQMYLLLMGSASCGYDYLLNRCIVAVLKLAIYLMRNEELCPIVLQSLKMLLMLKPALLLRISKQISIGIYELLKTSAQNIHSEQDWQIIFNLLECVGAGAVPPSYDDAQLPLPPNGSAKSDGAISGEEDATAVPERGYTSDSEITKASAAPAASSPSAENWILVNNKDSELTTASRPQSPPSLSAPPVNTLVYSCQLLDHAPFALFKCWDSLAFIVRSVAHITPYNFEACVRCIRIFVEACRDGGIRQRRKLESVAKQKSSKKRSERKPGMASSASSSNLTLLTGDPSDNQITGNAAEQEDLAQRYEQLSIQLLDLMYTLYTRTAQIFRWWAEEGCTVPQSAALWSPGWCPLLQGIARLAMDRRREVRTHAISCLQQRALLVHDLQTLSGTEWCSCFHQVLFPLLNELLPESNAAGQLDAALLEESRIRTATIMSKVFLQHLTTLIELGNAFNELWLDILDYIERFMKVGSDTLSEQMQEILKNMLLVMHSVRVFHNQDGSLQQALWELTWRRIGEFLPNLKEELFHDEDSISSAISLDFTQIKFAHSTGTTNYSLSLPLYGYSPKISSISASKCDTLPATQRKKPWAKLRSKLKLLKKIGKKN
- the LOC6734120 gene encoding Golgi-specific brefeldin A-resistance guanine nucleotide exchange factor 1 isoform X1 is translated as MALPGNGIYVVRGEMATLMTAMRRGTRWNATAYVDDEDDLLLKMFIDLKHELNRIEDLRQIEPQVFLAPFLEVIRTADATGPLTSLALASINKFLSYGLIDPTSPNLADIVERIADAVTHARFMGTDQSSDGVTFMRVIEVLHTLIRSPEGAAVSNGSMCEVMLSCFKICFEPRLSELLRRSAEKSLKDMVLLFFMRLPQFAEERSDTMLQKRFTIGDAASGATQEKLKRKTVAQAPTAPRKSSAVGEQPQTPQSANLTVPGHLKAPILATTPASPAGNILDMQGKITQTPTTTASTGEDETTVPDTPVIQVESTDSEPLLDGETGEATSTLAEANSSEYINSVGVRFTQQSTDHDVTSLSPYGLPFIQELFRFLITLSNPLDKQNSDSMMHTGLSLLTVAFEVAADNIGKYEGLLELVKDDLCRNLISLLSSERLSIFAANLQLCFLLFESLRGHLKFQLEAYLRKLSEIIASDNPKTPYEMRELALDNLLQLWRIPGFVTELYINYDCDLYCTDMFESLTNLLSKYTLSATNAVYSTHIISMDTLLSVIDSIERNCAASKNSSNNRESLPEAAPATGCSRHSRHNSGLEGIVIDSGNSVAIEEKVENIASFINASSQRLRLQSGGEGVGITSEQLANVKQKKRLLSQGTERFNQRPEKGIQYLQEHGILNAELDPMQVALFLRENPGLDKKMIGEYISKKKNVDSKILINFVDSFDFTGLRVDQALRLYLETFRLPGEAPLIFLVLEHFSDHWHKQNQDPFANVDAAFRLAYAIIMLNMDQHNSNAKRLNVPMTLEDFTKNLRGLNGGEDFDQEMLAQVFNAIKNEEIVMPAEQTGLVRENYQWKVLLRRGDTHDGHFHYVHDASYDVEIFNIVWGASLSALSFMFDKSTETGYQKTLAGFSKSAAISAHYNLHSDFDALVLTLCKFTTLLSSVEQHEPAPANNETQQAVNFGLNGKAQAAMRTVFLLVHDYGDCLRESWKHILDLYLQLFRLKLLPKSLIEVEDFCEANGKATLILEKPREKQESGLFSSLYSFISSEGQREPTYEEQDFIKLGRKCIKECQLDQMLQESKFVQLESLQELLKCVLALLKAPQGHKSIGLPYAEDQTVFWMEFLVKIVVHNRDRMIPLWPAVRDQMYLLLMGSASCGYDYLLNRCIVAVLKLAIYLMRNEELCPIVLQSLKMLLMLKPALLLRISKQISIGIYELLKTSAQNIHSEQDWQIIFNLLECVGAGAVPPSYDDAQLPLPPNGSAKSDGAISGEEDATAVPERGYTSDSEITKASAAPAASSPSAENWILVNNKDSELTTASRPQSPPSLSAPPVNTLVYSCQLLDHAPFALFKCWDSLAFIVRSVAHITPYNFEACVRCIRIFVEACRDGGIRQRRKLESVAKQKSSKKRSERKPGMASSASSSNLTLLTGDPSDNQITGNAAEQEDLAQRYEQLSIQLLDLMYTLYTRTAQIFRWWAEEGCTVPQSAALWSPGWCPLLQGIARLAMDRRREVRTHAISCLQQRALLVHDLQTLSGTEWCSCFHQVLFPLLNELLPESNAAGQLDAALLEESRIRTATIMSKVFLQHLTTLIELGNAFNELWLDILDYIERFMKVGSDTLSEQMQEILKNMLLVMHSVRVFHNQDGSLQQALWELTWRRIGEFLPNLKEELFHDEGKRAQTLTNPAPLAAVTAAPQQQVPAVTILPRQTQVSNELVVSAPTPPAATPLLGSPVESPRRSIILQPPMADALQQPPSFVFAQPIIVPPQPPAVTDPIPPSTLLPDLVNEATAAAVQATTTSPTHSPQEAEQPASIVQQTNIVTTNNTYNSYAIEVPMAPETTAEQFGQQQQQLLYQQYYQQYQAQQQQLPAPASDPAINVPISHLLAGNAYPSLPKMPQASIVHSFAPVYESQAATSGAGPAAADIYQEYVQNPYNLTLQQHPQQQRHQQQQLQQQQQQAPGMATAFPSVATPANYFNVNVDPSSIPPGSELLYGQQ